One Mycolicibacterium fallax genomic window, CGCCCGGAGGCGACCATCATCGCCGTCGGGGTGGCCAGGCCCAGCGCGCACGGGCAGGCGATGACCAGCACCGCCAGCGCCGCGCCGAAGGCCTTGTCCGACCCGGCGCCGGCCAGCAGCCACCCGGTCAGGGTGGCCGCGGCGATCACGAACACCGCCGGGACGAACACCGCCGAGATCCGGTCGGCCAGCCGCTGGGCGTCGGCCTTCTGGGCCTGGGCCTCCTCGACCAGCCGGACCATCCCGGCGAATCGGGTGTCGGCGCCGACCGCGGCGGCCTCCACCACCAACCGGCCGTCGAGCACCACGGTCCCGCCGATCACCTGGTCGCCGGCGTCGGCGCGCACCGGGGTGGCCTCGCCGGTCATCGCGCTCATGTCGATGGCGGCCCCGCCGTCGACGACGAGGCCGTCGGCGGCGATGGTCTGGCCCGGCCGGACCACAAACTTCTGCTGTTCCTTGAGCTCGCCCGCGGGGATCACCAGCTCGCTGCCGTCGGGCATCAGCACCGCGGCGTTCTTGGCGCTCAGCGCGGCCAGCGCCCGCAGCGCGCTGCCGGCCTGGGACTTCGCCCGGGCCTCGAAATAGCGGCCGGCCAGCACAAACACCGTCACGCCCGCGGCCACCTCGAGGTAGATCGAGTCGCTGCCGGTCAGCGCCGCCCAGATCCCGTCGGGCCTGCTGGTGTCGGCGCCGGACGGCCCGAACATGGTGTACAGCGACCAGACCGTCGCCGAGGTGACCCCGACCGAGATCAGCGTCTCCATTGAGGCGGTGCGGTGCCGCGCGTTGCGCAGCGCGACCCGGTGGAACGGCCAGGCACCCCAGGTCACGATCGGCGCGGCCAGCGCAAGCAGCACCCACTGCCAGTGGTCGAACCGGCTGCTGGGCACCACCGCGAACATCACCGACAGGTCGGCCAGCGGAACGAACAGCACCGCGGCCACCGCCAGCCGGCGCATCAGCTCGCGGGCGGTGTCGGAGTCGGTGTCCCGGCCGGGTCCGGCGCCCTCGACGTGTGGGCTGGCCTCATAGCCCGCCTTGGTGACGACCTCGCACAGCGCGTCCTCGTCGAGGCTGCCGGGGGCGTCGATGGTGGCGACGCCGGTGGCGAAGTTCACCGACGCGTGCACCCCGGGCTGCCGGTTGAGTTTGGTCTCCACCCGCGCGGCGCACGCCGCGCAGGACATCCCGCCGACATCGAGGCGGACCCGGTGTGGCGCCGCATCCGGTTCGGCGATGACCTCGGCGGTCACTGGCACTCCTGACAAAAGGTGGTCGTTTTTTGCTGCTCGCCTCATTGGTCGGCCCGGTGTGGCCCCGGGTTCCCGGAACGCGGCGGTCGGTTAGCATCAGCGGGTGGATTTCTCCGGTGACACCGACCAAGTTACCTGGTGGGCGCTTGCCGCGGGCCGGGGCGACCCGGCCGCCCTTGAGCAGTTCATCAAGGCCACCCAGCGCGATGTGTGGCGTTCGGTCGCCTATCTGGGCGACCCCGGCACCGCCGACGACCTGACTCAGGAGACCTACCTGCGGGCCATCCGCTCGCTGCCCCGGTTCACCGGCCGGTCCTCGGCGAAGACCTGGCTGCTGTCCATCGCGCGCCGCGTCGTGGTCGATCAGATCCGGCACAATCAGGCCCGTCCGCGCGCCGCCTACAGCGTCGACGTGGACCGGATGCTCCAGCGCCACGGCCCGACCGCGCGGTTCGAGGAGTTCGTCGAGGTCGGGATGCTGCTCGACGGGCTGGACACCGACCGTCGGCACGCCCTGCTGCTGACCCAGGTGATGGGGCTCAGTTACGCCGAGGCCGCCGAGGTGTGCGGGTGCCCGGTGGGCACCATCCGCTCCCGGGTCGCCCGGGCCCGCGAGGACCTGCTGGCCGCGGCCTCCCG contains:
- a CDS encoding heavy metal translocating P-type ATPase: MTAEVIAEPDAAPHRVRLDVGGMSCAACAARVETKLNRQPGVHASVNFATGVATIDAPGSLDEDALCEVVTKAGYEASPHVEGAGPGRDTDSDTARELMRRLAVAAVLFVPLADLSVMFAVVPSSRFDHWQWVLLALAAPIVTWGAWPFHRVALRNARHRTASMETLISVGVTSATVWSLYTMFGPSGADTSRPDGIWAALTGSDSIYLEVAAGVTVFVLAGRYFEARAKSQAGSALRALAALSAKNAAVLMPDGSELVIPAGELKEQQKFVVRPGQTIAADGLVVDGGAAIDMSAMTGEATPVRADAGDQVIGGTVVLDGRLVVEAAAVGADTRFAGMVRLVEEAQAQKADAQRLADRISAVFVPAVFVIAAATLTGWLLAGAGSDKAFGAALAVLVIACPCALGLATPTAMMVASGRGAQLGIFLKGYRALEAIRAVDTVVFDKTGTLTIGRPTVTEVTVTEGWQRSEVLAVAAAVESASEHAVAVAITTALADAEPPEVTEFVATAGRGVSGLVDGRRVEVGRPAWVTRGGDAPASLSAARRCAEHRGETLVYVSVDDEVCGAIAVADTVKKSAPNAIAALHERGLRTVLLTGDNAATAGAVAEQVGIEEAIADVLPEGKVDVIEQLREQGRVVAMVGDGINDGPALASADLGLAIGRGTDVAIGAADVILVRDNLDVVPQALDLARATMRTIKVNLAWAFGYNVAAIPIAAAGLLNPLIAGAAMAFSSFFVVSNSLRLRKFGTR
- the sigC gene encoding RNA polymerase sigma factor SigC, which translates into the protein MDFSGDTDQVTWWALAAGRGDPAALEQFIKATQRDVWRSVAYLGDPGTADDLTQETYLRAIRSLPRFTGRSSAKTWLLSIARRVVVDQIRHNQARPRAAYSVDVDRMLQRHGPTARFEEFVEVGMLLDGLDTDRRHALLLTQVMGLSYAEAAEVCGCPVGTIRSRVARAREDLLAAASRDEATG